CACTTCTAATCATTGAGCCCATAGAGAAGTAAATGACTCCCTCTTTGGCTTCATCGAGGTACGTCTGCAAGTCCTGTACAACCAAAGAAAGATTCACTCAATTACCGGTTGCATGTTAGTGTTATTTTGTACTTATTATTAGCAATGGCGTAGCGTCAGAGGAGACAGGATAGATATCGCCTATCCAAAAGTCACGAAAAAATTCATACTACAGATATCTATtataattttcatatatatacatacatacatatttgcatttgaagagtccactgcaaaaagggggaacgtcgaatttatttcattttgcaggAAATGCAATTTAAACGTTGATATTCCTCCTTTTTGTGTTGTATACCAATTCCTCAACACGATGTAGATCTGGAACTATGatctttcttgcagtgcaacaaagtatattctattctactcccTTTGACCTATAGTACtctaccttcatctcatttttttttcataaatttacgaCATTCCCCCCTTttccagtggactcttcatttgtaaacaAATTTCGTGGATATTGAGaaagatggaacgtgtgaaatggacagacagaataagaaatgaagctgtgttggaaagagtggatgaagaaagaatgatgctgaaactgatcaggaagagggaaaggaactggctgggtAATTGGTTCAGAAGAAAACTGCCATCTGAAGGATAAACTGGAAGgtacggtgaacgggagaagagttcggggcagaagaagatatcagatagacgacattaagatatatggatcatgtgaggagataaagaagaaggcagaaaataggaaagactggagaattctgaatttgcagtgaaagacctgcccttgggcagaacactatgaatgaatgaaacaaattTCTTTAACTTCTGATGAAATTAATTAAGTTTCGCGTAATCTATTTTAGGCGCCTCAGAAATAAGTTTCCTGCAGCCATGATGGTTACTGCTTATGGGATACATGATTTCTCTCTCCCGTCTCCTTCAGTCTCTCGTAGCTGCACCAGAGTACCCGCTCTGGCTTCGCTTTAAAAACGTGCAGGCGCAGGACCACCTCGTTCCCTCACACATACAGAGTGACTTATGTAGCTTAATTCCAAAGAAATTCTGAGATAAaaatgtcctaatctcaatattttcgaagttatactaatttgaagttgtttataaaatacccttcttctttagttttaagggtaaaagaatgttacaaataaagaatgaacaatttttcttttttaaatttagacctgccagaggccgtttaccaaagttatctttgttttctgttttagttttttcatttgtttcctttgttttacatacactaatacaaacacaacacccatgcccgaggccggactcgaacccacaacccttcgtaccaagcgatagagacatgccatgcccctaccgcttgagccatccgggccggcagtCAATTCACAAGTATCAttcctttaattggctagtatacttacttacttactggcttttaaggaacccgtaggttcattgccgccctcacataagcccgccattggtccctatcctgagcaaaattaatccattctctatcatcatatcccacctccctcaaatccattttaatattatcttcccatctacgtctcggtctccctaaaggtctttttccctccggcctcccaactaacactctttatgcatttctggattcgcccatacgtgctacatgccctgcgcatctcaaacgtctggatttaatgttcctaattatgtcaggtgaagaatacaatgcgtgcagttctgtgttatgtaactttctccattctcctgtaacttcatccctcttagccccaaatattttcctaagaatcttattctcaaacacccgtagtctctgttcctctctcaaagtgagagtccaagtttcacaaccataaagaacaaccggtaatataactgttttataaattctaactttcagattttcgatagcagactagattataaaagtttctcaacctaataataacaggcatttcccatatttattctgtatttaatttcctcccgagtatcatttatatttgttactgttacttcaagatatttgaactgctccacctcttcaaaagataaatttccaatttttatatttccatttcgtacaatattctggtcacgagacataatcatatacattgtcttttcgggatttacttccaaacctatctctttacttgcttccagtgaaattcccgtgttttcccttatcgtttgtggattttctcctaacatattcacgtcatccgcatagacaagcagctgatgtaacccgttcaattccaaaccccctctattatcctggacttttctaatggcatactctagagcaaagttaaaaagtaaaggtgatagtgcatctccttgctttagcccacagtgaattggaaacgcatctgacagaaactggcctatacgaactctgctgtacgtttcactgagacacattttaattaatcgaactagtttcttgggaataccaaattcaataagtaaattgtcattgtcgtttgtggagtgcaataacgaactctgtgttgctgtgcggagggcaaatcccattgttgccgagagcgtttaatgtgaattgtagaaaggaattattattgttgagttgaaataaatttacaatatgtccaaaataatgtatttgtttAAAAATCGAAAATACACTAAAACATAGCATTACCTACATAGATACAAATTCTTGGTAAACTAATAATCTCATTGCTTCTAAATTTTTGTCAGATCTTACATAGTGTATATATACAGCCATAAGGAActcactttttatttaatttaagaaatatCTGTCAGTTTTCTGATATTTTAAATCATTagagtttgaaaaaaataattttcattgcatGTATAAGGTTATGAAACTAActtaattttcaagttataaaaacaaaaactgacTTTCATTATCACAAGCCAATATGTAAGATATGGTTAAAATTTTGGACCATCATTAGTTCGCCAAGAAATGCACCTTTGTGATCAtatgtttaagtatattttcgatttgttgtaacaattaaaaaattgtaaaggacaaattaataaactaaattaaGCGAACTGTAAGCCATTCAATTTGGCATTCTTTCAAGATTCAGTGGTAAAATATGTGTATGGCTATCTGAAATCTTCTGGTAGATTTTGTCAAAAGTGTTACtgcatgttttgccataattGTTGTATGCATTCGTAACCCTCTGCCCTTAACGACtttcaaaatgtaggcctactataataccAAATTCATTGTGAACATTCACCGTCGTGTGCTTTGTACACTTACCTCTGGTAATTTTCCTCTATTGTTTATGTGTAATCCACCTACTTCCACAAACGTCGGAACTGCAGGTCTGGGAGTGTTGACTGAGAAGTGGCTGTTCACCAAGATGAGACTTGTGTTCCACTGTAATTCGTGTACCGATGGACAATTCTTACCAAAATGCTGTTCCAGCATTTCTTCTGTGGGCATATCAATTTCAATGCAATACCAAAGATTCGTGGCCAAGTAGAACACTGCGTTTACTAACCTTTCCCAGAAATTCATTTGATCTGTAAAAGGGAGATAATAGCTCGGTATGTACGCTGGGTTGTCAGGGTTACCATTCCGAATCCCTACCCACGGAAGACTTGTGCTTGTTGTTATACTAACTAGAGGGGCTTGAAAACGGTGGACAAAACCTATCAAACAGTCTGATCCCAAGAGATGTGTGATAATGACATCGTATGTTGTGTTGCTATTCATGAGGTTCATGATGTTTTGACTCTTTATCACAGAACGGCAAGTTTCCAGAAAGTTATTTTTGAAATATGACAGCACTTGATAGTATCCCATTCCCGACATCTGCTCTATGGACATATCATTTAACACTGCTGGACCAGAAATGCTGAAGTCTGTATAGTTGGGCATAGGTTTCTCCAGTGGATGGTGGCCGTACACTTCCACGTGGTGGCCTCGGGCTGCCAGAGCTCTGAAGAACGTGTGAAACATGACGTAGTGACTTCGTCCTGTGTAGTTGATGAGGCCCAGGATCCTTGCAGCTTCCGACACGCAGATAGGCAATACACAGATGATGAAAATGTGAAAAATCTTCATCTGCGAACAAGTGGAGTAGTGCATCATTAATTTGAAAAGAATTGTATAATTTGTTAATGTAATATGCAGTTTTTTAAGGTATacatcgactctagaaatgtcagatttatttaaaactagccgtacccgtgcgctccgctgcacctgttagaaataaatataaagtaattacatagttaaaataggacgtttgatccagggaacattcatgtttgatagaaggataaatcgtttaatatgttacttaatttaaattgtatttaaataattaaaatacgattattttggtccagaaaacactcatttagtgcaatgacaattcctttaatatgtttcttaattgttattacatgcaaccatagtttaatgaacattgacataatttagatttaatgtgtatactttattttacgtgctatatgtttccattgaattatggtaataacttaatttaacccttgttttctacgtattcagtaactggcgcttggcccactatggttctgaaccgttcaaataacttaaattatattatattatattatattacattattatatcagaagttactgtaataacattatagtattatgtgtACCGGTAGTATAgtgtagagaaactacactttccaatggtgaaataataattaattatacaaatcggttaatttagcttccgatattacttcatacaaacacagaaacattctctgtaggctatctttcatagctttccattgttgttgcccaaggccccttatagaccaagtcatttgttttttttatttcgttacagggccttagatggcatttattttaattttaaaactcatttctctcattaaatatcagtcctatcaaaatttttcaaacaataaaacttatcgcaaattatttttaaagaaacgtttgttatgtaatatttttcacaaaaatcaataataagcgagatatttcgatttatttaattcagaccccttataaccccccttttaaataatgtattttgaataccatatagcctaaaatctaagttacaacgaacttaatttatattccaattttcatcgaaatccgttcagccattatcgcgtgaaaaggtaacaaacatacagacagacatacaaacaaaaatttcaaaaaagcgattttcggtttgagggtggttaattatatatgttaggaccaattatttttggaaaatcgaaaattaccagaaaaatttcggctgcagatttattattagtatagattctgttAAATAGTATTTTTGCTTCATCTAgaagcctcgcacaaatccggactacacaagagactgtgagtggtttctataactgcgcacctcgcaactatactgtagaaaccactcactcttgtgtagtccggatttgtgcgaggcaggccgcatgcgtcggttcagaaaaatggAGGATTAAGCGCATTATACTTTCTATAtcttacgccatcttcagtgtATGTTTTCTCCCATTTCACATTATCCTACATTTATTATCCTTACGACAGATAAAAAGTAGACTTCGATTTGGGACAAACACTTCATTGAGttaccaaattaaagcttaaacatgtggctatgttgtaaactataattattattttcaatcgattgtaattattttatcccaaaaatagtatataatgtggcatatctttCCAATGGTTGAAGATAAATAATTTCAGtttgtaacattctccatatgtaGAGGATCATTTTCAAGAAAGAAGTTTTACTCTAGGTCAgcgtgaccaaaactcgaatggCAGAGATTACACGCAAGAGACAGtctgataaatagatagatagatagatagatagatagatagatagatagatagatagatagatagatagatagataggtaggtaggtaggtaggtaggtaggtaggtaggtaggtaggtaggtaggtaggtaggtagatagatagatagatagatagatagatagatagatagatagatagatagatagatagatagatagacaggtaggtaggtagatagatagatagataggtaggtaggtagatagatagatagatagatagatagatagatagatagatagatagatagatagatagatagatagatagatagatagatagatagatagatagatagatagatagatagatagatagatagatagatagatagatagatagatagatagatagatagatagatagatagatagatagatagatagatagatagatagatagatagatagatagatagatagatagatagatagatagatagatagatagataggtagataggtaggtaggtagataggtagatagacagacagacagatagatagatagatagatagatagatagatagatagatagatagatagatagatagatagatagatagatagatagatagatagatagatagatagatagatagatagatagatagataggtaggtaggtaggtagagagatagatagatagatagatagatagatagatagatagatagatagatagatagatagatagatagatagatagatagatagatagatagatagatagatagatagatagatagatagatagatagatagatagatagatagatagatagatagatagatagatagatagatagacagatcgatagacagatagatagatagatagatagatagatagatagatagatagatagatagatagatagatagatagatagatagatagatagatagatagataggtagataggtagataggtagataggtagatagatagatagatagatagatagatagatagatagatagatagatagatagatagatagatagatagatagatagatagatagatagatagatagatagatagacagatagagagatagataaatagatagatagatagacagatagacagatagataggtaggtaggtagatagatagatagatagatagatagatagatagatagatagatagatagatagatagatagatagatagatagatagatagatagatagatagatagatagatagatagatagatagatagatagatagatagatagatagatagatagatagatagatagatagatagatagatagatagatagatagatagatagatagatagatagatagatagatagatagatagatagatagatagatagatagatagatagatagatagatagatagatagatagatagatagatagatagatagatagatagatagatagatagatagatagatagatagatagatagataggtaggtaggtagataggtagatagacagatagatagacagatagatagatagatagacagacagacagacagacagacagatagatagcatttattgatgcatgataaattatacaaactcgtgtacacaagatccttcgcacgagcccgtacagtcattcgtgctgtaactatgcacagtttgaatcttcaaagaaaacaaaaataatactactaataataaaatagtaaaacaacagttattattactaccgttatcattaattatcacaattacaactaatctaacttcaaaccaaatttctaaaaaataataaaaataaaataaatgtaagatatgaaaagagagagaaaaaaaccacagttcatatatatatatatatatatatatataaacaattcaattccttattgagactgcacgaaataatccaactaataaatataaaggtaatacatagaaaacatacacacgcgataaaatacaaatagaaaaaaaaagacacgataaatacaaaaataacattatccactaattacttcatcattccgacactaattaataactctttcccttattttctcggctccctcccccctcggccagttccatcCTCAACTGTCGAAcctttgccataaattttcccacactgtcacaaaatttaccgttatttaacatattgtatgttgccaagtgccccctgctagatgtattgaaggactctggcaggaatcgtttcctcagagcttctgtggcttcacactccgacaaaatgtggtaAATCTTGTATGAAAGAATGAAGGGGTGGGTGTCTCGGCATGGTAAAATTTCACCATTTCAGATGGGTTTTATGGAAGGTCGTAGTACAGTCTGATAAATAAGGAGACTGGGAAgaggtacagttgtcaaaagaagaagtggccgctctccagaagcaaagttcccttcgggtatcttcgctacaattcggagacagacgatgttacaggttgttggaccacgttgcctgatacctacagttataattaaagtattatgTTACtttatagcgtaatggtagcgttacGGCCTATTCATGAGGTCCTACGTTCGAACAtaacctagtgctttttatgtccctttttgttttgtttttaagagagagaaaaaatatacataattgctcctttctcttttatgattattttagcaATTAACATAacgttcatgaatgtattatgccatgactttattattatttattattatattatggctgcaaatggaaagaaaaaaaatatttcattctcaacagaaatatctttcgtggcataaacaaaacaaacttactactAGAAcaatcaaacaattaagcgttcaaaaaaacaaagcaaagattcaatatttagtctatcttccccatatcttgatcacatcttgcagtcgagtgggcatggaatcgactagtctttgcaaatagcgactgttctcagacacgacattccaggcaccctagacatacatacataagtgttctgtccatgggcaggtctttcactacaaacccagcattctccaatctttcctattttctgccttcctcttagtttccgcatatagtccacatatcttaatgttgtctattatccttctcaaccagagacccaaccaatttctttttctctttgtaatcagtttcagcatcattcattcttcacccactttttccaatacAACCTTATTTGTctttctgtctatccacttcacacgctgcgttcctctccacatccacatttcaaatgcttctattcgcttctctacatttcgtagtaatgtccatgtttcttccccatacaatgccacactccacacaaagcacttaactagtcttccttagttctttttccaaaggtccgcagaagcagctcctttttctattaaaagcttcctttgttcatgtttgcagtttttcttgggaaggataaatgcagtaaattcccgttgctttccgcacaccactgtctctttcgcatcttattagatgcCAGGAGGCCCAAGAGTGGAGATGAGGGGAGTGGATTTAACTAATTGGGctctccagacttcaccgaaattcactgcaagtgttaaatattagttctatgagaatttttgacccgatcagagactgggaaatctcaattagcctttgcgctcccgcatcctggactagcttttacaaatcatcagaaaatcttgtaGGGAGATTGggcaatttttccgcaaatgtttctgtagttgtgccctcgtagctcagtcggaagaacgtcggaatttagatgtcaacatctcaggttcaatttctcgtcagttcttttcattttattgtgtttcgagatagtataatgtaataatattaaaagaaaaaactcacactagtattatgcaactgtattgttccaaacctaatattaaatttgttatttatatcgctaaagaacgataacttgaatattatttatatcgctaaagaacgataacagaatataaatgataaatatcggtttatttaattaatataatacgttatataatatataattaattatctaaataaaataacctattttacaaaggagaatggttatttatattataataattacttacataaaatacagattatttatatcgcgaagaacaataacagaatagaaataacttgaatattatctataactTAACGCTAAACAGCGAaaccagaatataaataataatttgaatattattgagatgggcagggtatgtagcacgtataggtgatccagaaatgcatgtagagtgttagttgggaggccggagggaaaaagacctttggggaggccgagacttagatggtaggataggagagagtcgggtagtatcggacatcggataatatcggacagtgagtttctttcatctaccacacgatgatagtacctgactgacatggttacgtttctgtgatgtcgcatagagaaacgtaaccatgtcatttaggtactaccatatggtggtagatgaaagaaacgcactgtccgatactacccgactctcccgtaatataaaaatggatttgagggagttgggaaattatggtagagactggattaatcttgttcaggatagggaccgatggttggTTTATGTGAGACTGCAATGAACCATaagtaagaattattattattattattattattattattattattattattattattattattataaatgacaacattaagatacatggctggtatgcggagactaagaggaaggcagaaaatgggataGATTTGAgagtgctggatttgcagtgaaagatctgccgttgggcagaaaactatgattaataataataataatagtaataataataataatggttataaattattattatcatcgtcattatttttattattttttgttaccTTGGCAGGTATTCTTACTTCCAGATGCTTGGAACGTTTGAACAGATCGATATCCAGAATGCTTTTGTTATTGAAGAATCCAAATTTCAGCTCAGTTTGCTTTTTATGATTTCGATGTACCTGTACGTTAGCTTATTTCACTGAACGAGTCCTAACGCAACACAACGTCTAAACGGTACTCGTATGACCACTTCCATTAAATCGTTTATTTGTATGAAACCATGGTATAAGGTGATATATGGACATTATTTATTATGTTCGCTTtggtaatattaatttttcataatattcctTTGTGGGAGTATACGTATAAATCATTCTTATCTTAGTTGgtgttgattttttttaagttagtgACAGAAACGTCCGATATGTCAGtgcaaaatgaagtaaaaatctcCGACTTTGATCGTCCTCTACGgcaaccgtggcgaaaatgtgatcgtgtggcgagccactgtgtaacctgcaacgtgcatagcacctatggagggaggcggacacctgaaggagaagtaaagcaactgtctgacatattaacggatttttattttccctacgtcaagcacttaaatataattttatacagcataaggttacaaactaatggtTAGTaggtgtaacgaagaaagaaatgaataagaaaacaaaggacacattattacaacctaaaatttactgtctt
This sequence is a window from Periplaneta americana isolate PAMFEO1 chromosome 2, P.americana_PAMFEO1_priV1, whole genome shotgun sequence. Protein-coding genes within it:
- the LOC138695162 gene encoding UDP-glucosyltransferase 2-like; protein product: MFHTFFRALAARGHHVEVYGHHPLEKPMPNYTDFSISGPAVLNDMSIEQMSGMGYYQVLSYFKNNFLETCRSVIKSQNIMNLMNSNTTYDVIITHLLGSDCLIGFVHRFQAPLVSITTSTSLPWVGIRNGNPDNPAYIPSYYLPFTDQMNFWERLVNAVFYLATNLWYCIEIDMPTEEMLEQHFGKNCPSVHELQWNTSLILVNSHFSVNTPRPAVPTFVEVGGLHINNRGKLPEDLQTYLDEAKEGVIYFSMGSMIRSETFTETKLRAFIDAFSQLPQRVLWKTGNISELPTNVKTAAWLPQLEILKHPHVRVFITHGGLLGTQEAIYAGVPMIGMPMMNDQQLNVKNYVSKGVAVQLNYDSITTENVLKALVKVLHDPSYRTNAKRLSQLFRDRPQSALDTAIYWTEYVIRHRGAPHLRSAALDLTWYQYLLLDVILVIIALIIALGLIVFYSFKIMLKLVTGNVSQAAVTNHSPVTSISRRVKHSMH